A portion of the Manihot esculenta cultivar AM560-2 chromosome 2, M.esculenta_v8, whole genome shotgun sequence genome contains these proteins:
- the LOC110609704 gene encoding probable pectinesterase 53: MKLLFMLFLLANNANSLLTPNGSNSNRFVTSEEAYLKWLKAKQSGSFKHALFQKAKNRFKPCLTIKVNKKLSSVDFRTVRKAVNSIPVVNNCRVVISIGAGTYREKVEIPASMAYITLEGAGADKTIIEWDDTADKMGQGGHQLGTFGSATFAVNSPYFIAKNITFKNKAPSPPSGALGKQAVALRISADTAAFIGCKFIGAQDTLYDHIGRHYFKESYIEGSVDFIFGNGLSLYENCHLHAVTNRFGALTAQKRGSLLQETGFSFVNCKVTGSGALYLGRAWGTFSRVVFAYTYMDKIITPRGWYNWGDKNREMTVFYGQYKCSGPGADFGGRVSWSRELTEQEAKPFISVNFIDGHEWLPSS; this comes from the exons ATGAAGCTGTTGTTCATGTTATTTTTGCTTGCAAATAATGCAAACTCATTGTTAACTCCAAATGGGTCTAATTCTAATAGATTTGTCACATCTGAAGAAGCTTATCTGAAATggctaaaagcaaagcaatcgGGTTCCTTCAAGCATGCTCTCTTCCAGAAGGCCAAAAACAGGTTCAAGCCCTGTTTGACCATAAAAGTGAACAAGAAATTAAGCTCAGTAGATTTTAGAACAGTGCGAAAAGCTGTCAATTCTATACCAGTTGTCAATAACTGCAGGGTGGTTATCTCCATTGGCGCCGGAACTTACAG GGAGAAGGTTGAAATTCCTGCGAGCATGGCTTACATTACCCTGGAGGGTGCTGGAGCTGACAAGACGATCATTGAGTGGGATGATACAGCAGACAAAATGGGGCAGGGGGGACATCAATTGGGTACCTTTGGCTCTGCAACATTTGCCGTTAATTCTCCTTATTTCATTGCAAAGAATATTACCTTCAAG AACAAGGCCCCATCGCCACCCTCTGGAGCTCTGGGAAAGCAGGCAGTTGCGCTACGAATATCAGCAGACACCGCAGCATTCATAGGCTGCAAGTTCATTGGAGCACAAGACACCCTTTATGATCACATTGGTAGACATTACTTCAAGGAAAGCTACATTGAAGGTTCCGTCGATTTCATATTTGGAAATGGGCTCTCCCTCTATGAGAATTGCCATTTGCATGCCGTAACAAATAGATTTGGAGCCTTGACCGCACAAAAAAGGGGAAGCTTACTTCAAGAAACGGGCTTCTCCTTCGTCAACTGCAAGGTCACAGGGTCTGGTGCTCTCTACTTGGGCAGAGCATGGGGCACTTTCTCAAGGGTTGTCTTCGCATACACTTACATGGACAAGATCATCACTCCTAGAGGATGGTATAACTGGGGAGACAAAAACAGGGAAAT GACCGTATTTTACGGACAGTACAAGTGTTCGGGGCCAGGAGCTGATTTTGGAGGAAGAGTGTCATGGTCCAGGGAGCTCACTGAGCAAGAGGCCAAACCGTTTATTTcagttaattttattgatggCCATGAATGGCTTCCTAGCTCCTGA